Proteins co-encoded in one Ciconia boyciana chromosome 14, ASM3463844v1, whole genome shotgun sequence genomic window:
- the TCFL5 gene encoding transcription factor-like 5 protein isoform X1, whose translation MSGSAPEEPQTSIPQSTASVPDPAPVAVGPGGPSDVSFGEQNLSFTTTDVSLVEMMEIEYTQLQHILYSHTEAQASEGEVEARLNSFSSPGNSADPPLHQTSLNTSQEGCSSNSSGNHSVYPVICQSGLPSDSNLLSSNPHLGYADFQELRMMLLSESNLPLNQTDKMPNSSSVDVPGHSLVKVKHGENFVGANKGNILGENSALAPEPRSKSAVRVRLEDRFNSIQTENPRCQEPRESGVTLNNLVTLIRQPSELIGVPLHQQENKCAALGKTKTAPATPSLQFTYPLFTMNTCSTAGSANPSQAQTSGTSCAILEAAKHQDLGIPKTFSFCYQEIESTKQTVGAMNKALPEEVWIKVGEDTLCKQAINRRSCSRISPSDANIDRKPLSEIQNMRDDSQSTASAQGPWQSAQSNSSMQVQSGSQDGIAQRRERHNRMERDRRRRIRICCDELNLLVPFCTVDTDKATTLQWTTAFLKYIQERHGDSLKQNCVKVST comes from the exons ATGTCAGGATCAGCCCCAGAGGAGCCTCAGACCTCCATTCCTCAAAGCACAGCTAGTGTTCCTGATCCTGCTCCGGTTGCTGTCGGACCTGGAGGCCCAAGTGACGTTTCCTTTGGTGAGCAAAATCTTAGCTTCACCACCACAGACGTCAGCCTGGTGGAGATGATGGAAATTGAGTATACCCAGCTGCAGCACATACTTTACTCGCATACGGAGGCACAAGCTAGTGAAGGTGAAGTGGAAGCTAGGCTCAATTCTTTCTCCTCACCTGGTAATTCTGCAGACCCCCCTCTGCACCAGACCTCACTGAACACCAGTCAGGAGGGGTGTTCATCAAACAGCTCTGGGAACCACTCTGTTTACCCAGTTATCTGTCAGTCAGGGTTACCTTCTGACAGCAATTTGCTAAGTTCCAACCCACATTTGGGCTATGCTGACTTTCAGGAGCTCAGAATGATGTTACTTAGCGAGTCTAACCTCCCTTTGAACCAAACAGATAAAATGCCTAACAGTAGCTCTGTAGACGTCCCAGGACACAGTTTAGTAAAAGTTAAACATGGTGAAAATTTTGTTGGGGCGAATAAAGGAAACATACTTGGTGAAAATTCGGCACTGGCACCAGAGCCTAGATCTAAATCTGCAGTCAGAGTTCGGTTGGAAGACAGATTCAACAGCATCCAGACAGAAAATCCCAGATGTCAAGAACCCCGAGAATCTGGAGTAACTCTTAACAA tttagtAACATTGATTCGACAGCCGTCAGAACTGATAGGTGTTCCTCTTCATCAGCAAGAAAACAAGTGTGCTGCATTAGGGAAAACTAAGACTGCACCTGCCACGCCTTCCTTACAGTTCACATACCCGTTATTTACTATGAACACATGTTCTACGGCTGGAAGCGCTAATCCTTCACAAGCACAG ACCTCTGGAACATCTTGCGCTATTTTGGAAGCTGCCAAACATCAAGACCTTGGAATACCCAAGACGTTCTCCTTCTGCTATCAGGAAATTGAATCCACAAAACAGACAGTAGGTGCTATGAATAAAGCTTTGCCTGAGGAAGTTTGGATTAAAGTTGGAG aaGACACTTTATGCAAGCAAGCGATAAACAGAAGGAGTTGCAGCCGAATAAGTCCATCGGATGCAAACATAGATCGCAAACCTCTTAGTGAAATTCAAAATATGCGTGATGATAGCCAGAGTACTGCATCTGCCCAGGGCCCTTGGCAGTCAGCACAGTCAAACTCAAGTATGCAGGTGCAAAGTGGTTCACAGGACGGAATCGCTCAGCGAAGGGAAAGACATAACCGTatggagagagacagaag GCGCAGAATCCGGATTTGTTGTGATGAGCTGAATCTTCTGGTTCCATTCTGTACTGTTGATACTGATAAGGCAACAACTTTACAGTGGACAACTGCATTTCTGAAGTACATTCAGGAAAGGCACGGTGATTCTCTGAAACAG aACTGTGTCAAAGTCTCCACTTAA
- the TCFL5 gene encoding transcription factor-like 5 protein isoform X2: MSGSAPEEPQTSIPQSTASVPDPAPVAVGPGGPSDVSFGEQNLSFTTTDVSLVEMMEIEYTQLQHILYSHTEAQASEGEVEARLNSFSSPGNSADPPLHQTSLNTSQEGCSSNSSGNHSVYPVICQSGLPSDSNLLSSNPHLGYADFQELRMMLLSESNLPLNQTDKMPNSSSVDVPGHSLVKVKHGENFVGANKGNILGENSALAPEPRSKSAVRVRLEDRFNSIQTENPRCQEPRESGVTLNNLVTLIRQPSELIGVPLHQQENKCAALGKTKTAPATPSLQFTYPLFTMNTCSTAGSANPSQAQTSGTSCAILEAAKHQDLGIPKTFSFCYQEIESTKQTVGAMNKALPEEVWIKVGEDTLCKQAINRRSCSRISPSDANIDRKPLSEIQNMRDDSQSTASAQGPWQSAQSNSSMQVQSGSQDGIAQRRERHNRMERDRRRRIRICCDELNLLVPFCTVDTDKATTLQWTTAFLKYIQERHGDSLKQEFETVFCGKTGRRLKIARSDSFVTCPVQENTHGYGDQVV, translated from the exons ATGTCAGGATCAGCCCCAGAGGAGCCTCAGACCTCCATTCCTCAAAGCACAGCTAGTGTTCCTGATCCTGCTCCGGTTGCTGTCGGACCTGGAGGCCCAAGTGACGTTTCCTTTGGTGAGCAAAATCTTAGCTTCACCACCACAGACGTCAGCCTGGTGGAGATGATGGAAATTGAGTATACCCAGCTGCAGCACATACTTTACTCGCATACGGAGGCACAAGCTAGTGAAGGTGAAGTGGAAGCTAGGCTCAATTCTTTCTCCTCACCTGGTAATTCTGCAGACCCCCCTCTGCACCAGACCTCACTGAACACCAGTCAGGAGGGGTGTTCATCAAACAGCTCTGGGAACCACTCTGTTTACCCAGTTATCTGTCAGTCAGGGTTACCTTCTGACAGCAATTTGCTAAGTTCCAACCCACATTTGGGCTATGCTGACTTTCAGGAGCTCAGAATGATGTTACTTAGCGAGTCTAACCTCCCTTTGAACCAAACAGATAAAATGCCTAACAGTAGCTCTGTAGACGTCCCAGGACACAGTTTAGTAAAAGTTAAACATGGTGAAAATTTTGTTGGGGCGAATAAAGGAAACATACTTGGTGAAAATTCGGCACTGGCACCAGAGCCTAGATCTAAATCTGCAGTCAGAGTTCGGTTGGAAGACAGATTCAACAGCATCCAGACAGAAAATCCCAGATGTCAAGAACCCCGAGAATCTGGAGTAACTCTTAACAA tttagtAACATTGATTCGACAGCCGTCAGAACTGATAGGTGTTCCTCTTCATCAGCAAGAAAACAAGTGTGCTGCATTAGGGAAAACTAAGACTGCACCTGCCACGCCTTCCTTACAGTTCACATACCCGTTATTTACTATGAACACATGTTCTACGGCTGGAAGCGCTAATCCTTCACAAGCACAG ACCTCTGGAACATCTTGCGCTATTTTGGAAGCTGCCAAACATCAAGACCTTGGAATACCCAAGACGTTCTCCTTCTGCTATCAGGAAATTGAATCCACAAAACAGACAGTAGGTGCTATGAATAAAGCTTTGCCTGAGGAAGTTTGGATTAAAGTTGGAG aaGACACTTTATGCAAGCAAGCGATAAACAGAAGGAGTTGCAGCCGAATAAGTCCATCGGATGCAAACATAGATCGCAAACCTCTTAGTGAAATTCAAAATATGCGTGATGATAGCCAGAGTACTGCATCTGCCCAGGGCCCTTGGCAGTCAGCACAGTCAAACTCAAGTATGCAGGTGCAAAGTGGTTCACAGGACGGAATCGCTCAGCGAAGGGAAAGACATAACCGTatggagagagacagaag GCGCAGAATCCGGATTTGTTGTGATGAGCTGAATCTTCTGGTTCCATTCTGTACTGTTGATACTGATAAGGCAACAACTTTACAGTGGACAACTGCATTTCTGAAGTACATTCAGGAAAGGCACGGTGATTCTCTGAAACAG gAATTTGAGACTGTGTTCTGTGGTAAAACAGGCAGGAGACTAAAAATAGCAAGATCAGACTCATTTGTAACGTGCCCAGTGCAGGAAAACACGCATGGCTATGGAGACCAAGTAGTCTGA